One window from the genome of Streptomyces sp. WZ-12 encodes:
- a CDS encoding sodium:solute symporter family protein, which yields MNSLDWAVLIGYFGVMVAIGMWSHRRVDDVGDFFTAGGRMPWWLSGISHHMSGYSAVMFTGYAGIAYQYGITSYVTWSFPIAVGIAIGARLFAGRLNRLRSRLGVASPLEYLKNRYDLRTQQALAWSGVLLKVVDVGAKWAAIATLLSVFTGLSLNQGILLTGVITGVYCTVGGLWADALTELGQFVIQLVAGVAMLVTVLGELGGIGGLGTVWDRLPDGHAHPTAGPYTLTFLLAYLFIKTFEYSGGMWSQAQRYMATRSAREARRSALLSAGLWLVWPAVLFFPMWAAPLLVTAEKPDASDAYALLTERLLPHGLLGLVVVGFFSHSMAMCSSDANAIAAVFTRDIAPALSARARGWSHRAGLLAARVSTVCFLALSMAIATQVNSPAFKDIITVVIKWVAGLVGPVSIPFLLGMVPAFRRSGPVAALVSWAAGLVAFWLTNFGLSGVELQLQIATPVATSLVLFTLLGLVRPESSDARDALLARINGPGEGGEEAAREAVASSGE from the coding sequence ATGAACAGTCTCGACTGGGCCGTGCTCATCGGCTACTTCGGCGTCATGGTCGCGATCGGGATGTGGTCGCACCGGCGGGTGGACGACGTCGGCGACTTCTTCACCGCCGGCGGCCGGATGCCGTGGTGGCTGTCCGGCATCTCGCACCACATGTCCGGCTACAGCGCCGTGATGTTCACCGGCTACGCGGGCATCGCCTACCAGTACGGCATCACCTCCTACGTCACCTGGTCCTTCCCCATCGCCGTCGGGATCGCCATCGGGGCCCGGCTGTTCGCCGGTCGGCTGAACCGGCTGCGGTCCCGGCTCGGCGTCGCCTCGCCGCTGGAGTACCTCAAGAACCGCTACGACCTGCGCACGCAGCAGGCGCTCGCCTGGTCGGGGGTGCTGCTGAAGGTGGTGGACGTGGGCGCCAAGTGGGCGGCGATCGCGACCCTGTTGTCGGTCTTCACCGGGCTCTCGCTCAACCAGGGCATCCTGCTCACCGGGGTGATCACCGGCGTCTACTGCACGGTCGGCGGGCTGTGGGCGGACGCGCTGACCGAACTGGGGCAGTTCGTCATCCAGTTGGTGGCCGGGGTCGCGATGCTGGTGACGGTGCTGGGCGAACTGGGCGGCATCGGCGGGCTGGGGACGGTCTGGGACCGGCTGCCGGACGGGCACGCCCACCCGACCGCCGGCCCGTACACCCTGACGTTCCTGCTCGCCTACCTCTTCATCAAGACCTTCGAGTACAGCGGCGGGATGTGGAGCCAGGCGCAGCGCTACATGGCCACCCGCTCCGCCCGGGAGGCGCGGCGCTCGGCGCTGCTGTCGGCGGGACTGTGGCTGGTGTGGCCGGCCGTCCTGTTCTTCCCGATGTGGGCGGCGCCGCTCCTGGTGACGGCGGAGAAGCCGGACGCCTCGGACGCGTATGCGCTGCTGACCGAACGGCTGTTGCCGCACGGCCTGTTGGGGCTGGTGGTGGTCGGCTTCTTCTCGCACTCGATGGCGATGTGCTCCTCCGACGCCAATGCGATCGCCGCGGTGTTCACCCGGGACATCGCGCCGGCGCTGTCGGCGCGGGCCCGGGGCTGGTCGCACCGGGCCGGGCTGCTGGCGGCCCGGGTGTCGACGGTGTGCTTCCTGGCGCTGTCGATGGCGATCGCGACGCAGGTCAACTCCCCGGCGTTCAAGGACATCATCACCGTCGTCATCAAGTGGGTGGCGGGGCTGGTCGGGCCGGTGTCGATCCCGTTCCTGCTGGGGATGGTGCCGGCGTTCCGCAGGTCGGGGCCGGTGGCGGCGCTGGTGTCCTGGGCGGCCGGACTGGTGGCGTTCTGGCTGACCAACTTCGGGCTGTCCGGAGTGGAGTTGCAGCTCCAGATCGCGACGCCGGTGGCGACCTCGCTGGTGCTGTTCACGCTGCTCGGCCTCGTCCGCCCGGAGAGCAGCGACGCGCGGGACGCCCTGCTGGCCCGGATCAACGGCCCCGGGGAGGGCGGGGAGGAGGCGGCCCGGGAGGCGGTGGCGTCGAGCGGGGAGTGA
- a CDS encoding SDR family oxidoreductase, translating into MLLRDKTVIVSGVGAGLGHRVAAACVRDGARVVLGARTGRNLADTAARIDASGGRTAWRATDIGDEAQCAALAEVAVERFGGIDAVIHVAALDDQFGGVRDADFDAWRRVVDVNLFGTLRMTRACLPAMTAGGGGSVVLIGTQSSVAAPSQVQQAAYAASKGGLVSAMYSLAREVGPDRIRVNTVQPGWMWGPQVAAFVRRTAAAEGVPGSAVLGHLAGRMALPELASDADVAEAAVFLASDRARAITGQSLLVNAGELMR; encoded by the coding sequence ATGCTGCTCCGCGACAAGACCGTCATCGTCTCCGGGGTCGGCGCCGGGCTCGGCCACCGGGTCGCGGCGGCGTGCGTACGGGACGGCGCCCGCGTCGTGCTGGGCGCGCGCACCGGCCGGAACCTCGCGGACACCGCGGCCCGGATCGACGCGTCCGGCGGGCGCACGGCCTGGCGGGCGACCGACATCGGCGACGAGGCGCAGTGCGCGGCGCTGGCCGAGGTGGCCGTGGAACGGTTCGGCGGAATCGACGCGGTGATCCATGTCGCGGCGCTGGACGACCAGTTCGGTGGGGTGCGGGACGCCGACTTCGACGCCTGGCGGCGGGTGGTCGACGTCAACCTCTTCGGCACGCTGCGGATGACCCGCGCCTGCCTGCCGGCGATGACGGCGGGCGGCGGCGGCTCGGTGGTGCTGATCGGCACCCAGTCGTCGGTGGCCGCGCCCTCGCAGGTGCAGCAGGCGGCCTACGCGGCGTCCAAGGGCGGGCTGGTGTCGGCGATGTACTCGTTGGCGCGGGAGGTCGGGCCGGACCGGATCCGGGTCAACACCGTGCAGCCGGGCTGGATGTGGGGCCCGCAGGTGGCGGCGTTCGTGCGGCGGACCGCGGCGGCCGAGGGGGTGCCGGGGTCCGCGGTGCTGGGGCACCTGGCCGGGCGGATGGCGCTGCCGGAGCTGGCGTCCGACGCGGACGTGGCGGAGGCGGCGGTCTTCCTGGCCTCGGACCGGGCGCGGGCCATCACCGGCCAGTCGCTGCTGGTGAACGCGGGCGAGCTGATGCGCTAG
- a CDS encoding DUF2690 domain-containing protein gives MSSGPDLRDPEDPPTRPSPSLRRRLRTALRDLGSRCRGAGRWLRAHARHALVVGVVTSVVGALATFAVSQLPKLYEKPPPGCPGAGCDGKDPNATGCGVDAVTFEPAVGNPVRLHLRYSKRCGAVWGRIVAGGVGDEVTVSVIGGSSRSAFIATYHDVYTPMASVGDTFRARFCAVPTNSPDRSGSWVKYCFEATQASTWE, from the coding sequence ATGAGCAGTGGCCCCGACCTGAGGGACCCCGAAGATCCCCCGACCCGCCCGTCCCCGTCCCTGAGGCGCCGCCTGCGGACCGCACTGCGGGACCTCGGATCGCGGTGCCGCGGCGCCGGGCGCTGGCTGCGCGCGCACGCCCGGCACGCGCTGGTGGTGGGCGTGGTCACCTCGGTCGTCGGCGCGCTCGCCACGTTCGCCGTCAGCCAGCTTCCCAAGCTGTACGAGAAGCCGCCGCCCGGCTGCCCCGGGGCCGGCTGCGACGGCAAGGACCCGAACGCCACCGGGTGCGGGGTGGACGCGGTGACCTTCGAGCCGGCGGTGGGCAATCCGGTCCGCCTCCACCTGCGGTACAGCAAGCGCTGCGGCGCCGTCTGGGGGCGGATCGTGGCGGGCGGGGTCGGCGACGAGGTGACGGTGAGCGTGATTGGCGGCTCGTCCCGCAGCGCCTTCATCGCCACCTACCACGACGTCTACACGCCGATGGCGTCGGTGGGCGACACCTTCCGGGCGCGGTTCTGCGCGGTGCCGACGAACAGCCCCGACCGGTCCGGCTCCTGGGTCAAGTACTGCTTCGAGGCGACGCAGGCGTCGACCTGGGAGTGA
- a CDS encoding aminotransferase-like domain-containing protein, whose translation MTDQVHTAAPAPEFAARAKRTGSSPVREILALTARPEVISFAGGLPAPELFDAEGISAAFSEVLARAPERVLQYSTTEGDPALRAAVAARTTARGLPTDPDDLLVTTGSQQGLTLLASALLEPGDVVLVEDPCYLAALQIFSLAGARVVAVPTDDEGLDPVALDEIAARERPKLLYVIPTFQNPTGRTLTAERRAAVARVAARRGLWIAEDDPYGELRFEGEPQPWIAALPGAEDRTALLGSFSKVMAPGLRLGTLRAPAALRRACVIAKQAADLHTSTVDQAAAARYLAASDLDAHLARVRGAYRERRDALVAGLPAALPEGSRWNRPEGGMFVWATLPTGYDAAALLPQVVRHDVAYVPGAPFFAGRPDPAAMRLSFVTHGPEEIGEGLRRLRTALAESRRVA comes from the coding sequence ATGACGGATCAGGTCCACACCGCCGCCCCCGCCCCCGAGTTCGCCGCCCGGGCGAAGCGGACCGGTTCCTCGCCCGTGCGCGAGATCCTGGCGCTCACCGCGCGCCCCGAGGTGATCTCGTTCGCCGGCGGGCTGCCGGCGCCCGAACTCTTCGACGCCGAGGGGATATCCGCGGCCTTCTCCGAGGTGCTGGCCCGGGCGCCGGAGCGGGTGTTGCAGTACTCGACCACGGAGGGCGACCCGGCGCTGCGGGCGGCCGTCGCGGCCCGCACCACCGCCCGCGGGCTGCCCACCGACCCCGACGACCTGCTGGTCACCACCGGCTCCCAGCAGGGGCTGACGCTGCTGGCCAGCGCGCTGTTGGAGCCGGGCGACGTGGTGTTGGTGGAGGACCCCTGCTATCTGGCGGCGCTGCAGATCTTCTCCCTCGCGGGCGCCCGGGTGGTGGCGGTGCCCACCGACGACGAGGGGCTGGACCCGGTGGCGTTGGACGAGATCGCCGCCCGCGAGCGCCCCAAACTCCTCTATGTCATCCCGACGTTCCAGAACCCCACCGGGCGGACGCTGACCGCGGAGCGGCGCGCCGCGGTCGCCCGGGTCGCCGCCCGGCGCGGGCTGTGGATCGCCGAGGACGACCCGTACGGGGAGCTGCGGTTCGAGGGCGAGCCGCAGCCCTGGATCGCCGCGCTGCCCGGGGCGGAGGACCGCACGGCGCTGCTCGGCTCGTTCTCCAAGGTGATGGCACCGGGGCTGCGGCTGGGCACACTGCGGGCGCCGGCGGCGCTGCGCCGGGCCTGCGTGATCGCCAAGCAGGCCGCCGATCTGCACACCTCGACCGTCGACCAGGCCGCCGCGGCGCGGTACTTGGCGGCATCGGACCTGGACGCGCATCTGGCGCGGGTCCGGGGCGCCTATCGGGAGCGGCGGGACGCCCTGGTGGCGGGGCTGCCGGCGGCGCTCCCGGAGGGCTCGCGGTGGAACCGCCCGGAGGGCGGGATGTTCGTCTGGGCGACGCTGCCGACGGGGTACGACGCGGCGGCGCTGCTGCCTCAGGTGGTGCGCCATGACGTGGCGTATGTGCCGGGGGCGCCGTTCTTCGCCGGGCGGCCGGACCCGGCGGCGATGCGACTGTCGTTCGTGACGCACGGGCCGGAGGAGATCGGCGAGGGGCTGCGGCGGCTGCGCACGGCGCTGGCCGAGTCCCGGCGGGTCGCGTAA
- a CDS encoding DUF397 domain-containing protein: MAVQPNSAFSWTKSSYSGANACVEIAVPTAVAIAVRDSKDPEGPRLTFDNSSWHSFVSDLSAGAFDLS; this comes from the coding sequence ATGGCCGTTCAGCCCAATTCCGCGTTCTCCTGGACCAAGTCCTCGTACTCCGGCGCCAACGCCTGTGTGGAGATCGCCGTGCCGACCGCCGTGGCCATCGCGGTCCGTGACTCCAAGGACCCCGAGGGGCCGCGCCTCACGTTCGACAACTCCTCCTGGCACAGCTTCGTTTCGGACCTCTCCGCGGGCGCGTTCGACCTCTCCTGA
- a CDS encoding helix-turn-helix domain-containing protein: protein MASNVNPTVRRRRLGQELRRLREDKGLTAEQVAERLLVSQSKISRLENGRRSISQRDVRDLCGVYEVEDRRIVDSLMQMAKDSRQQGWWHAFGDIPYSVYIGLETEAASLRTYESLLVPGLLQTPGYAEAVIPGTIPELAPEDLEKRIQVRMRRQERVNDPDRPLRLWVVLDESALRRVVGSHLIMREQLEHLVEVSRLPHVTVQVLPYGAGAHAGMSGTFSILEFDDAADSSVVYIEGVTSDLYLEKTNDVHKYTIMYEHLRAQALSAEASREFIAEAAKRHADALS, encoded by the coding sequence GTGGCGTCCAACGTCAACCCCACCGTGAGGCGACGCCGATTGGGCCAGGAGCTGCGCAGGCTCCGGGAGGACAAGGGCCTGACGGCGGAGCAGGTGGCCGAGCGGCTGCTGGTCTCCCAGTCGAAGATCAGCCGACTGGAGAACGGCCGGCGCAGCATCAGCCAGCGCGACGTCCGCGACCTGTGCGGGGTCTACGAGGTCGAGGACCGCCGGATAGTGGATTCGCTGATGCAGATGGCCAAGGATTCGCGCCAGCAAGGCTGGTGGCACGCCTTCGGCGACATCCCGTACAGCGTCTACATCGGTCTGGAGACCGAGGCGGCGTCGCTGCGGACGTACGAGTCCCTGCTGGTGCCGGGTCTGTTGCAGACGCCCGGCTATGCCGAGGCGGTCATCCCCGGCACGATCCCGGAGCTGGCGCCGGAGGACCTGGAGAAGCGCATCCAGGTGCGGATGCGGCGGCAGGAGCGGGTCAACGACCCCGATCGCCCGCTGCGGCTGTGGGTCGTCCTGGACGAGAGCGCGCTACGGAGGGTGGTCGGCAGCCACCTGATCATGCGGGAGCAGTTGGAGCACCTCGTCGAGGTGAGCAGGCTGCCGCACGTGACGGTGCAGGTGCTGCCGTACGGCGCCGGGGCGCACGCCGGGATGTCCGGCACGTTCTCGATCCTGGAGTTCGACGACGCGGCGGATTCCAGCGTGGTCTACATCGAGGGCGTCACCAGCGACCTGTACCTGGAGAAGACCAACGACGTGCACAAGTACACGATCATGTACGAGCACCTGCGGGCACAGGCGTTGAGCGCGGAGGCGAGCCGGGAGTTCATCGCGGAGGCCGCCAAGCGCCATGCGGATGCGCTGAGTTGA
- a CDS encoding GOLPH3/VPS74 family protein, protein MGRSRRTIPEELLLLALDPATGTTAQPQSLDLGLAGAQLVELALAGRIAPDGDRIAVVMARPTGDPTLDSALELLRRRGSPVRAVHWIGGPRLGLRQTYLTHLERCGMVHAVAGQMCGVLPTTRYQATETAISREIRARLDNAIRTGVPPDPRTAALAALAHAVGLGKHLYPGNEGRSSRSRLRDLIRHDPMGGLVAHAVMDVQNGVAAQPRRGSGQSGPAGRKSTGRATDATGVPGQSRRHGHGHGHGSMARVGAR, encoded by the coding sequence ATGGGCAGGAGCCGCAGAACAATTCCGGAGGAGCTTCTGCTGCTGGCTTTGGACCCGGCCACGGGCACCACAGCGCAGCCGCAGTCGCTCGACCTCGGCCTGGCAGGGGCCCAGCTAGTGGAGCTGGCCCTGGCAGGACGGATAGCCCCAGATGGGGATCGTATCGCCGTGGTGATGGCACGGCCGACAGGAGATCCGACTCTGGACTCCGCACTCGAACTGCTGCGCAGGCGCGGCAGTCCGGTACGCGCGGTCCACTGGATCGGCGGGCCCCGGCTGGGGCTGCGCCAGACCTACCTCACGCATCTCGAACGGTGCGGCATGGTCCATGCCGTGGCGGGACAGATGTGCGGGGTGCTGCCGACGACGCGCTACCAAGCGACGGAGACGGCGATCAGTCGGGAGATCAGGGCCCGGCTCGACAACGCGATCCGCACCGGCGTCCCACCGGACCCGCGGACCGCGGCGCTCGCCGCGCTGGCCCATGCGGTCGGCCTCGGCAAGCACCTCTACCCGGGGAACGAGGGGCGCTCATCGCGCTCCCGTCTGCGGGACCTGATCCGGCACGACCCCATGGGCGGCCTGGTCGCGCACGCCGTCATGGACGTGCAGAACGGCGTCGCGGCGCAGCCGCGGCGGGGCTCGGGTCAAAGCGGCCCGGCCGGCCGGAAGTCCACGGGCCGGGCGACCGACGCGACCGGAGTGCCGGGCCAGTCCCGGCGGCACGGACACGGGCACGGACACGGCAGCATGGCCCGGGTCGGCGCCCGCTAA